ataaaaattataatattaactcggatcaaggtataaaaatatctctaacattttaaattagaaataattttacttctaatatctaaaatgatgtaattttactcttaacattaGTAATCGAAGAGCAAATTTTTATCCCTTTaatgataaagaaaaaatatattctaaatctTGTGATCGGCCTGTTGAAATTTTATTTGTACTTCAAAAAAtgataaagaaaagaaaaatatatagtaTTATAGAGGCAAAGAAACCATAAACAGATGGTTGATGTGGTTAATTTAACCAGTTTAATATTTAGTGGGAGACTTATTCTAATAAGGATCTATTTGACTTGAATCTGAATTAAGGAGGACAATTGGTTTAGGAGATATtagttaaataaaaatataaaaggttAAATTTGGCCTCATGTATTTAAAATATCTTGATAGTGTATataaatttgtataaaatatttcaGATAGTGCGtgaaatataatcaattaatcaatcggTTGTCCGGATTGTATGTTGCACGAGTCttgaaaaagcaaaacaatTAAGACCGGTGTATTctattctaatattagagaatataaGTTTTACAATTTAACAAATAAGAACTTTTAACACATCTTCGAATAcagatttttttatataaccgaatgattaattaattacattttatgtaagttgacAAAACTAAcggaacattttatacaaattggAGATATTTTGAAAGTTTATAACAAATGTAAATTAGCAATACATAAACCAGTGTAACCCTTAACCCTTTCCAAAATTGAAAGATGACAGACGGTATAGATAGGGTTTAAAATAAAGAGTTTGGGAAGGTGAAAGCTTTGTTGTTAACGACAAGTCTACCAGTCAACAAAGCGAACAAATAAATAGAAGTTGCAGAGTTTGTTGAGAGCTGAGATCGATGTTTCCCATTTCCCCATGCTTTTTCTTGATATAATATAACTTCCTCTTTAGATTCTTCAACTTCTTATTGTGTTGCTATGGACAGTAGACGCCGCCGAAGATCAGCCATTACTGAGTCTGATGGTAAATCCTTTTCTTAATTTCTTCTGCATTCTGGATTTCTTTCATTTCAATCCATTAAGAAAGTAAGTAAATGTCTGTGTTTTGTATGCAGAGGTTAGCAGTATTGAGTGGGAGTTCATAAGGATGACTCACCAAGAAGAAGATCTCATCTATAGAATGCATAGGCTTGTTGGAGATAGGTAATTTCTTTTCTATATCACTGCAAATTTTGATTTTGGTATGATCCTATAATTaatatcataaattataaattaattagtaaatattaaaaaatgcaTTATATATTAATGGATATATTCATAGATAGTTGGAGGTTCTATTAGGTGGGGCTAGTTATTACTGTACTGTTCCTCTCCCGATCCATCCTTATGAATAAGGATAATTTTCCGCCTCATCTCCAATCTTATGAAAATGGGTGTTGGGGATTCACCGATTCTAATAGAATGCGACCTAATGCTTATCAGCATTGTCCATCTCGTTGACAATAGTATCATTTCTTTAGGATCCAATCATTACATGCCTATAAACATCCACCTATTTTATCCTCGAACCAATACATTATacctaaatattatatatatattatccaCTTAGACTCCAATTTCTATTTCTTAATACACTTCCTATCCCTATTGCAAGTTTTTAGCATCGTTCATTGTTCAGACTTTCCACTCAGTCATTACATTTTGTGTATCTCTTCTATTTTATTTCATCCTTACATTGCAGATTGGGTTTTTGTTCAGGTGGGATTTGATTGCTGGTAGAATTCCAGGCAGAAAAGCTGAAGAAATTGAGAGATTTTGGATAATGAGACATACCAAAGTTTTTGTAGAGAGATGTAAATTTGCAAGGCTAAAGTGAGATTGAACATCTTGTAAACGTCTTCATCaaatatgttattcatttgttaaTTGTCCTTACCAAATGTGTCAATTTCAccttttgttaattttaatcaTCCCATTTCTAAGTTTCTCCCTCATTATTtcttgggaaaattacacagaaattcttattttaaaatctatttacaactatgtcaaatcatcattttgaattatatcaaactagtaaaatcagtatttttaaaatattttaaggattaaaatttataaattagaagtttagaatatattttatagtgtttatgatttatgaattggagtctagaatttttaagttatggtttaaaattataatatataaaaaataatgatatattaagaattaaatttttggtgatatgatttagttgtattTGTTCGGTTTATAGCCCACTCTATAAAAATAGTTCAATCGAAGAAGGTGATTTATGATCTGGTTATTTTGATGGAAGAGAGATTTCAGAAAGTGGATTTAAGTGAAGAGTGGACTTCATTTCAAAGTTGACTTATATATGGGCTTTTTAAAGTTAAGTCCATTGGACGGTTTTAACAAAGTGTtacccataaaataaaatagaaaggtTGTTAAAGCCCAATATTTTTGTAGTAATCTCCGCTGAGGGTATACGTAGCCGGTTAACCAGTCTAGTAAGATTAATTTGATCCGTTAActatttgattgatttttaaAAAGAACTAATCATATATTAGtctattaaattttattaaccac
The DNA window shown above is from Euphorbia lathyris chromosome 1, ddEupLath1.1, whole genome shotgun sequence and carries:
- the LOC136220935 gene encoding transcription factor TRY-like, with the translated sequence MDSRRRRRSAITESDEVSSIEWEFIRMTHQEEDLIYRMHRLVGDRWDLIAGRIPGRKAEEIERFWIMRHTKVFVERCKFARLK